A part of Oncorhynchus masou masou isolate Uvic2021 chromosome 30, UVic_Omas_1.1, whole genome shotgun sequence genomic DNA contains:
- the LOC135523103 gene encoding LOW QUALITY PROTEIN: T-box transcription factor TBX20-like (The sequence of the model RefSeq protein was modified relative to this genomic sequence to represent the inferred CDS: inserted 1 base in 1 codon), producing MEYTSSPKPQLSSRANAFSIAAIMSSGKTKDRETDENTIKPLEQFVEKSSCNQGLGELSSLDGLGDFSGSAPPVCTEPLIPTTPSVPSEEMAKISCSLETKELWDKFHDLGTEMIITKSGRRMFPTIRVSFSGVDPDAKYIVLMDIVPVDNKRYRYAYHRSSWLVAGKADPPLPARLYVHPDSPFTGEQLLKQMVSFEKVKLTNNELDQHGHIILNSMHKYQPRVHIIKKKDHTASLLNLKSEEFRTFVFTETVFTAVTAYQNQLITKLKIDSNPFXKGFRDSSRLTDMERESVESLIHKHSYARSPIRTYAGEEETLGDDSHAAHRGSAFTASDNLSLSSWVTATSGFPGFQHPQSLSAMGSSSASLATPLPHPIQGSLPPYSRLGMPLTHSTLAGTMQGGGPSFPSFHMPRYHHYFQQGPYAAIQGLRHSSTVMTPFV from the exons ATGGAGTACACCTCTTCCCCGAAGCCACAGCTCTCCTCCAGGGCAAACGCGTTCTCGATAGCCGCTATCATGTCAAGTGGAAAAACGAAGGACAGGGAAACCGATGAAAACACCATCAAGCCACTTG AACAATTCGTGGAGAAGTCCTCCTGTAACCAAGGTTTGGGAGAGCTGTCTTCTCTAGATGGGCTCGGAGATTTCAGCGGGAGCGCGCCTCCTGTGTGCACAGAGCCGCTGATCCCCACCACTCCCAGTGTTCCCAGCGAGGAGATGGCCAAAATCTCCTGCAGTTTAGAGACCAAAGAACTCTGGGACAAATTCCATGATCTCGGCACCGAGATGATCATCACAAAATCCGGAAG AAGAATGTTCCCCACCATCCGTGTGTCCTTCTCCGGGGTGGACCCGGACGCCAAATACATCGTGCTGATGGACATTGTTCCGGTCGACAACAAACGCTACCGCTACGCCTACCACAGGTCGTCCTGGCTCGTGGCGGGCAAGGCGGACCCTCCTCTGCCTGCAAG GTTATACGTACACCCTGACTCTCCTTTCACTGGGGAACAGCTGCTCAAACAAATGGTGTCTTTCGAGAAAGTAAAGCTCACCAACAACGAACTGGACCAACATGGACAC ATCATACTAAACTCCATGCATAAGTACCAGCCCCGGGTCCACATCATCAAGAAGAAGGACCACACCGCCTCCCTTCTCAACCTCAAGTCAGAGGAGTTCCGCACCTTCGTTTTCACAGAGACTGTCTTTACCGCGGTCACAGCCTACCAGAACCAGCTG ATAACCAAGCTGAAGATCGACAGCAACCCGT GCAAAGGCTTCCGAGACTCCTCCCGACTGACGGACATGGAGAG GGAAAGTGTTGAGAGTTTGATCCACAAGCACTCGTACGCACGGTCACCAATACGCACCTACGCAGGTGAGGAGGAGACACTGGGGGATGACAGCCATGCCGCACACAGGG GTTCTGCGTTCACCGCCTCTGACAACCTCTCCCTGAGCTCCTGGGTCACCGCCACCTCTGGTTTCCCAGGCTTCCAGCacccccagtccctctctgccATGGGCTCCAGCAGCGCCTCCCTGGCCACCCCCTTACCCCACCCCATCCAGGGCTCCCTGCCCCCCTACAGCCGGCTGGGCATGCCCCTGACACACTCGACCCTGGCGGGCACCATGCAGGGCGGCgggccctccttcccctccttccaTATGCCCCGCTACCACCACTACTTCCAGCAGGGCCCCTACGCTGCCATCCAGGGACTGCGCCACTCCTCCACCGTCATGACCCCCTTTGTATGA